One stretch of Chloroflexia bacterium SDU3-3 DNA includes these proteins:
- a CDS encoding F0F1 ATP synthase subunit B produces MEKLGINWALLFAQIVNVGLLVWLLSRYLYQPVLNMLNERTNRIQTSLQEAEQVKAQLARAQKDYEAEVARGRQEAASIVAQAQERAKTQEVEIVAQARAEADRIRAEARTQSLQERDQLLRDLKGQMAALVTATAEKVIGAELSTNHDKLIEESLAQLGRQN; encoded by the coding sequence GTGGAAAAACTTGGTATTAATTGGGCGCTCCTGTTCGCGCAGATTGTGAACGTGGGCTTGCTGGTGTGGCTGCTGTCGCGCTACCTCTACCAGCCGGTGCTCAACATGCTGAACGAGCGCACCAACCGCATCCAGACGAGCCTGCAGGAGGCCGAGCAGGTGAAGGCGCAGCTGGCCCGCGCCCAGAAGGACTACGAGGCCGAGGTCGCCCGGGGCCGCCAGGAGGCCGCGAGCATCGTGGCCCAGGCCCAGGAGCGCGCCAAGACCCAGGAGGTCGAGATCGTGGCCCAGGCCCGCGCCGAGGCGGATCGCATCCGCGCCGAGGCGCGCACCCAGTCGCTTCAGGAGCGCGATCAGCTGCTGCGCGACCTGAAGGGCCAGATGGCCGCCCTGGTGACGGCGACGGCGGAGAAGGTGATCGGCGCGGAGCTTTCGACCAACCACGATAAGCTGATCGAGGAGTCGCTGGCTCAGCTTGGACGACAGAACTAG
- the atpE gene encoding ATP synthase F0 subunit C has translation MTEQTVRLLAMALAIGLGAIGPGAGIGIIFSGALQAMGRNPEAEGLVRTYMFLGFALAESLFIFALVFGILIGFSII, from the coding sequence ATGACTGAGCAGACTGTGCGGCTTCTTGCGATGGCGCTGGCTATCGGCCTTGGCGCTATCGGACCTGGCGCTGGTATCGGCATCATTTTCAGCGGTGCGCTCCAGGCTATGGGCCGCAATCCAGAGGCAGAGGGCCTGGTTCGAACGTACATGTTCCTGGGCTTCGCGCTTGCTGAGTCGCTGTTCATCTTTGCTCTGGTCTTTGGTATTCTGATTGGCTTCAGCATTATCTAG
- a CDS encoding F0F1 ATP synthase subunit beta translates to MAGGIGTVTDIIGVVLQAQFPQGQEPEIYNALEIPLDDGTRLVAEVQQQLGGGVVKAVAMSTTDGLRRGVQAVDTGRPISVPVGPVTLGRVFNVLGDPIDGGAPISDVELRAIHQPAPSFEEQSTQAQIFETGLKVVDLIAPFTRGGKTAIFGGAGTGKTVTIQELIANIAREQSGYSAFAGVGERSREGNDLIHEMKDARIDENTSVFDKTVMVFGQMNEPPGARLRVALTALTMAEYFRDEGRDMLLFIDNIFRFVQAGSEVSALLGRLPSQVGYQPTLGTEMGELQERITSTKKGSITSMQAVYVPADDYTDPAPATTFAHLDATITLDRSIVEKGIFPAVDPLTSSSRILDPNVVGDDHYRVAQDVKRILQRYKDLQDIIAILGVEELSDEDKLTVARARKVERFLSQPMHVAEQFTGRPGKYVPVADTVKSFDRLLQGEVDHIPEQYFLLQGTLDDVIASFEASRK, encoded by the coding sequence ATGGCAGGGGGAATCGGAACCGTTACCGATATTATCGGCGTTGTGCTCCAGGCCCAGTTCCCGCAGGGGCAGGAGCCGGAGATCTACAACGCGCTTGAGATTCCGCTCGATGACGGCACGCGCCTGGTGGCCGAGGTGCAGCAGCAGCTCGGCGGCGGCGTGGTGAAGGCGGTGGCTATGTCCACCACCGACGGCCTGCGCCGTGGCGTGCAGGCCGTGGACACAGGCCGCCCGATCTCGGTGCCGGTTGGCCCTGTGACGCTGGGTCGCGTGTTCAACGTGCTGGGCGACCCGATCGACGGTGGCGCGCCGATCAGCGATGTCGAGCTGCGCGCCATCCACCAGCCCGCGCCCTCGTTCGAGGAGCAGTCGACCCAGGCCCAGATCTTTGAGACCGGCCTGAAGGTGGTGGACCTGATCGCGCCGTTCACACGCGGCGGCAAGACCGCCATCTTCGGCGGCGCGGGCACGGGCAAGACCGTGACCATCCAGGAGCTGATCGCCAACATCGCCCGCGAGCAGTCGGGCTACTCGGCGTTCGCTGGTGTGGGCGAGCGCTCGCGCGAGGGCAACGACCTCATCCACGAGATGAAGGACGCCCGCATCGACGAGAATACTAGCGTGTTCGACAAGACCGTGATGGTGTTCGGCCAGATGAACGAGCCGCCCGGCGCGCGCCTGCGCGTGGCGCTGACCGCGCTGACCATGGCCGAGTACTTCCGCGATGAGGGCCGCGACATGCTGCTGTTCATCGACAACATCTTCCGCTTTGTGCAGGCCGGCTCCGAGGTCTCCGCGCTGCTGGGCCGCCTGCCCTCGCAGGTGGGCTACCAGCCGACGCTGGGCACCGAGATGGGCGAGCTGCAGGAGCGCATCACATCGACCAAGAAGGGCTCGATCACCTCGATGCAGGCGGTGTATGTGCCCGCCGACGACTACACCGACCCGGCCCCGGCCACGACCTTCGCCCACCTGGATGCGACGATCACGCTCGACCGCTCGATCGTGGAGAAGGGTATCTTCCCCGCCGTCGACCCGCTGACATCGAGCAGCCGCATCCTCGACCCGAACGTGGTGGGCGATGACCACTACCGCGTGGCGCAGGATGTGAAGCGCATCCTCCAGCGCTACAAGGATCTGCAGGACATCATCGCCATCCTCGGCGTCGAGGAGCTGTCCGACGAGGACAAGCTGACGGTGGCGCGCGCCCGCAAGGTCGAGCGTTTCCTCTCGCAGCCGATGCACGTGGCCGAGCAGTTCACGGGCCGCCCCGGCAAATATGTGCCGGTGGCCGACACCGTGAAGAGCTTCGACCGCCTGCTGCAGGGCGAGGTCGACCACATCCCCGAGCAGTACTTCCTGCTGCAGGGCACGCTGGATGACGTGATCGCCTCGTTTGAGGCCTCGCGCAAGTAG
- a CDS encoding F0F1 ATP synthase subunit alpha, translating into MSVATQELYDRLLKSIQQGVDVKPRVVTVGTVTAVGDGVVKIDGLDNAMASELLEFPAKPGRAEPIYGMALNLERSGVSAIVLGPYESIEEGDQVNSTGRVISVKVGQALVGRVIDALASPIDGKGAIESSSYRVVERVAPGVMLRKSVDTPLQTGVIAIDSMIPIGRGQRELIIGDRQTGKTAVVVDTIINQKGKGIVCIYVAIGQRRAQVAQIVGTLEKHGAMDYTIVVAATASDSAALQYIAPYAGCAIGEEIMENGVTINGELVKDALIIYDDLSKHATAYRQVSLLLRRPPGREAYPGDVFYLHSRLLERAARLNEEHGGGSLTALPIIETQANDVSAYIPTNVISITDGQIYLESDLFNAGQRPALNVGLSVSRVGGAAQTRAMRSVAGKLRIDLAQFRELAAFAQFASDLDATTKAQIDRGMRLQEALKQPQYQPMPLEEQVSLLYAATNGFLDAVPVSKVGQWKADFFQFMRTAHPDINRELDATKTAKNFPAPELKASLESAIKEFNQTNVYTED; encoded by the coding sequence ATGAGCGTTGCGACTCAGGAACTATATGACCGCCTTCTGAAAAGCATCCAGCAGGGCGTGGATGTGAAGCCCCGCGTGGTGACGGTGGGAACCGTGACCGCCGTGGGCGATGGCGTGGTGAAGATTGATGGCCTAGATAACGCCATGGCCTCCGAGCTGCTCGAGTTTCCGGCCAAGCCGGGCCGCGCCGAGCCGATCTACGGTATGGCGCTGAACCTTGAGCGCTCGGGCGTGAGCGCGATCGTGCTTGGACCCTACGAGAGCATCGAGGAAGGCGACCAGGTCAACTCGACCGGGCGCGTGATCTCGGTCAAGGTTGGCCAGGCTCTGGTGGGCCGCGTGATCGACGCGCTGGCCAGCCCGATCGACGGCAAGGGCGCGATCGAGAGCAGCAGCTACCGCGTGGTGGAGCGCGTGGCCCCCGGCGTGATGCTGCGCAAGTCGGTCGATACCCCGCTGCAGACCGGTGTGATCGCGATCGACTCGATGATCCCGATCGGCCGTGGCCAGCGCGAGCTGATCATCGGCGACCGCCAGACCGGCAAGACCGCCGTGGTGGTGGACACGATCATCAACCAGAAGGGCAAGGGCATCGTCTGCATTTACGTGGCGATCGGCCAGCGCCGCGCCCAGGTTGCCCAGATCGTGGGCACGCTGGAGAAGCACGGCGCGATGGACTACACCATCGTGGTGGCCGCCACCGCCTCCGACTCGGCGGCGCTGCAGTACATCGCCCCCTACGCCGGCTGCGCGATCGGCGAGGAGATCATGGAGAACGGCGTGACGATCAACGGCGAGCTGGTCAAAGACGCCCTGATCATCTACGACGACCTCTCGAAGCACGCCACGGCCTACCGCCAGGTGTCGCTGCTGCTGCGCCGCCCGCCGGGCCGCGAGGCCTACCCCGGCGACGTGTTCTACCTGCACTCGCGCCTGCTTGAGCGCGCCGCGCGCCTGAACGAGGAGCACGGCGGCGGCTCGCTGACCGCGCTGCCGATCATCGAGACCCAGGCCAACGACGTGTCGGCCTACATCCCAACCAACGTGATCTCGATCACCGACGGCCAGATCTACCTTGAGTCCGACCTGTTCAACGCGGGCCAGCGCCCAGCGCTGAACGTGGGCCTCTCGGTCTCGCGCGTGGGCGGCGCGGCGCAGACGCGGGCCATGCGCTCGGTGGCGGGCAAGCTCCGCATCGACCTGGCGCAGTTCCGCGAGCTTGCGGCTTTCGCCCAGTTCGCATCCGATCTGGACGCCACCACCAAGGCCCAGATCGACCGTGGTATGCGCCTGCAGGAGGCGCTCAAGCAGCCGCAGTACCAGCCGATGCCGCTGGAGGAGCAGGTGTCGCTGCTCTACGCCGCCACCAACGGTTTCCTGGATGCGGTGCCGGTGAGCAAGGTCGGCCAGTGGAAGGCCGACTTCTTCCAGTTTATGCGCACGGCCCACCCCGATATCAACCGCGAGCTGGATGCGACCAAGACCGCCAAGAACTTCCCCGCCCCCGAGCTGAAGGCCTCGCTGGAGTCGGCGATCAAGGAGTTCAACCAGACGAACGTCTACACGGAAGACTAA
- a CDS encoding F0F1 ATP synthase subunit epsilon, with protein sequence MPMHLEIVTPERLVLSDEVDQINAPTKDGRVGILPRHEALLTILDVGELDIIKNGESTPYAISGGFMEVASSRVTILADTVERADEIDEARAAAARQRAETSLANRQSDRQTAAAEASLKKALIRLRVSQLRGRVRGS encoded by the coding sequence ATGCCCATGCATCTTGAGATAGTGACGCCCGAGCGCCTGGTGCTTTCGGATGAGGTGGACCAGATCAACGCGCCGACCAAGGATGGCCGCGTCGGCATCCTGCCCCGGCACGAGGCGCTGCTGACGATTCTGGATGTCGGCGAGCTCGACATTATCAAGAACGGCGAGAGCACGCCCTACGCCATCTCGGGCGGCTTTATGGAGGTCGCCTCCAGCCGGGTGACGATTCTGGCCGACACGGTGGAGCGCGCCGACGAGATCGACGAGGCCCGCGCCGCCGCCGCCCGCCAGCGCGCCGAGACCAGCCTGGCCAACCGCCAGAGCGATCGCCAGACCGCCGCCGCCGAGGCCTCGCTCAAAAAGGCGCTCATCCGCCTGCGTGTCTCGCAGCTGCGCGGGCGCGTTCGCGGCAGTTAG
- a CDS encoding rod shape-determining protein, with the protein MARKIGIDLGTANVLVYVKGRGIVLSEPSVVALSTKTNRVRAVGADALAMVGREPESIEVVRPMRNGVIADYDITEAMLKHFIGKASGPLRFSKPEVMICIPAGVTTVEMRAVRTAAESAGAGRAYLIREPLAAAIGANIPIAQPSGNLIIDIGGGTTEVAVISLNDIVVSTSVRVGGNKFDEAIAAYIKRKYNVLIGERTAESIKIEIGSALPLSRPLSMQVRGRDQVAGLPRTIEVNSNEITEALQEPLEAVVNAVRAVLAETPPELSSDIIDKGMVMTGGGSMLRRINELLTEVTGVPCYVADQPANCVAIGTGLALEYLEILRDSISGDDMN; encoded by the coding sequence ATGGCGCGGAAAATTGGTATCGACCTAGGCACTGCGAATGTGCTGGTGTATGTCAAAGGCCGGGGTATCGTTCTCTCCGAGCCTTCGGTCGTGGCCCTCTCAACCAAGACAAATCGCGTTCGCGCGGTGGGCGCGGATGCACTGGCGATGGTCGGGCGCGAGCCCGAGAGCATCGAGGTGGTGCGTCCGATGCGCAACGGTGTGATCGCCGACTACGATATTACTGAGGCGATGCTGAAGCACTTTATCGGCAAGGCCAGCGGGCCGCTGCGCTTCAGCAAGCCCGAGGTGATGATCTGCATCCCGGCGGGCGTCACCACGGTGGAGATGCGGGCCGTGCGCACCGCCGCCGAGTCGGCTGGCGCTGGGCGGGCCTACCTCATCCGCGAGCCGCTGGCTGCGGCTATCGGCGCGAACATCCCGATCGCGCAGCCCTCGGGCAACCTGATCATCGACATTGGCGGCGGCACCACCGAGGTGGCCGTGATCTCGCTGAACGATATTGTGGTCAGCACCTCGGTGCGCGTGGGCGGCAACAAGTTCGACGAGGCGATCGCGGCCTATATCAAGCGCAAGTACAACGTGCTGATCGGCGAGCGCACCGCCGAGAGCATCAAGATCGAGATCGGATCGGCCCTGCCGCTCAGCCGCCCGCTCTCCATGCAGGTGCGCGGTCGCGACCAGGTGGCCGGGCTGCCCCGCACCATCGAGGTGAACTCGAACGAGATCACCGAGGCCCTGCAGGAGCCGCTGGAGGCTGTGGTGAACGCGGTGCGCGCGGTGCTGGCCGAGACCCCGCCCGAGCTTTCATCGGACATCATCGACAAGGGCATGGTGATGACGGGCGGCGGCTCGATGCTGCGCCGGATCAACGAGCTGCTCACCGAGGTGACGGGCGTGCCCTGCTATGTGGCCGACCAGCCCGCTAACTGTGTGGCGATCGGTACGGGCCTGGCGCTGGAGTACCTGGAGATCCTACGCGACAGCATCTCGGGCGATGACATGAACTAG
- a CDS encoding response regulator: MAHRLIIVPGDNEVLRSLQGNLNDDIEVQMLETANDALWEVRNAPPEVIVADIDLPGMSGMDLAEILPNFGLPTRVILCSRQPDPRAAKQAQSHGVYQFLDALTDVGVLKEALLAAISAAPVAPAPEPEPEPAAPEPAAPEPEPAPRRRDPEPRAARRDPEPATRPEPAPRPPMPTPAPRKPGSRRNALVLTADNLTPIRSRMSDLLQEVGAQCILLSNREGMVLTEVGSTSGLSTMVLLPLLSTSFSAAGQISQMLRERDSSALYMQEGSHFDLYCFDMAQQFMLVLIFDKAASATKIGTAWVYTKRAIRDMLEYLS, from the coding sequence ATGGCCCACCGACTCATTATCGTACCTGGCGACAACGAGGTGCTGCGCTCGTTGCAGGGAAATCTGAATGATGATATCGAAGTACAAATGCTGGAAACGGCAAACGATGCCCTCTGGGAAGTGCGGAATGCGCCGCCCGAGGTGATCGTTGCAGATATTGATCTCCCCGGCATGAGCGGTATGGATCTCGCTGAGATCCTGCCAAATTTTGGCCTGCCCACGCGGGTCATTTTGTGCAGCCGCCAGCCCGACCCGCGTGCCGCCAAGCAGGCGCAGAGCCATGGCGTCTACCAGTTCTTGGATGCGCTGACCGACGTCGGCGTGCTGAAGGAAGCCCTGCTGGCTGCGATCAGCGCCGCCCCCGTCGCTCCCGCCCCCGAGCCCGAGCCCGAGCCTGCCGCCCCCGAGCCTGCCGCCCCCGAGCCCGAGCCAGCCCCGCGCCGCCGCGACCCCGAGCCCCGCGCCGCACGCCGCGACCCTGAGCCAGCCACGCGCCCCGAGCCAGCCCCGCGCCCGCCGATGCCTACGCCTGCGCCCCGCAAGCCTGGCTCGCGCCGCAACGCCCTGGTGCTCACCGCCGACAACCTGACACCCATTCGCAGCCGTATGAGCGACCTGCTGCAAGAGGTGGGCGCGCAGTGCATCCTGCTGAGCAACCGTGAGGGCATGGTGCTCACCGAGGTCGGCTCAACCAGCGGCCTTTCCACCATGGTGCTGCTGCCCCTGCTCTCCACCAGTTTCTCGGCGGCGGGCCAGATCTCGCAGATGCTGCGCGAGCGCGACTCGAGCGCCCTGTACATGCAGGAGGGGTCGCACTTCGATCTCTACTGCTTCGATATGGCGCAGCAGTTCATGTTGGTGCTGATCTTCGACAAGGCCGCCTCTGCCACCAAGATCGGCACGGCCTGGGTCTACACCAAGCGCGCCATCCGCGACATGCTGGAGTACCTCTCCTAG
- the atpH gene encoding ATP synthase F1 subunit delta has protein sequence MLSILEDTVSTSEAQVLARALYDSLISATLGSLRTAANRLAVGNGEVSAAQVDEALPPDTPLQVRNAILLLTQQGKLGDLDTVARSFELLAAAKAEKALSAEVISAGALDTAQQANVQQQLRQAYGERLDLRFSVDPSILGGLIIRVGDQVFDNSARTRLNAVQRSMMSS, from the coding sequence CTGCTTTCCATCTTGGAGGACACTGTGAGTACGTCCGAAGCTCAAGTCCTGGCCCGCGCCCTCTACGACTCGCTGATCAGCGCGACTCTTGGCTCGCTTCGCACCGCTGCCAACCGGCTGGCGGTGGGAAATGGCGAGGTCTCTGCGGCGCAGGTCGATGAGGCGCTGCCGCCGGACACCCCGCTTCAGGTGCGCAACGCCATCCTGCTGCTGACCCAGCAGGGCAAGCTTGGCGATCTCGACACGGTGGCGCGCAGCTTCGAGCTGCTGGCCGCCGCCAAGGCCGAGAAGGCCCTGAGCGCCGAGGTGATCAGCGCGGGTGCCCTTGACACGGCCCAGCAGGCAAATGTTCAGCAGCAACTGCGCCAGGCATATGGCGAACGGCTGGATCTGCGATTCAGTGTAGACCCGTCAATTCTCGGCGGCCTGATCATCCGCGTGGGCGATCAGGTGTTCGACAACAGCGCCCGCACCAGGCTGAACGCCGTGCAGCGCAGCATGATGTCGAGCTAA
- a CDS encoding F0F1 ATP synthase subunit A, whose product MLNGLLRNRVLMVLLAVLVIGGVLFALNVRMAKSDLHVSAAAEALTCLGGGEPEHGLCATGIPFTNAVLMTLLVDVALILTMLSVRSMQLVPRGFQNVIEATVEALYNFAVGIDRKNVAKFFALPATIFMFFLYANFFALVPGVGSIGLCEVEKPAAAAEGHAAEGAAPAAEGHAGEAQANNTVFVSWPLHCGGTVVPFFRAPAADLNVTFAFALVAMFMVEFFGFQALGFSYLTKFFNFREGFLGFFVGIIEIISEFSRIISFAFRIFGNIFGGEVILLVMSYLFPYLLPLPFYGFEVFVAFMQAIIFAILTLIFFSTAVIGHASHDEEGHDVGTVQVESDVAPHAAH is encoded by the coding sequence ATGTTGAATGGCCTACTGCGCAACCGCGTCCTGATGGTGCTGCTTGCGGTTCTGGTTATTGGTGGTGTGCTCTTCGCGCTCAATGTTCGCATGGCTAAGAGCGATCTGCATGTGTCCGCTGCCGCAGAGGCGCTGACATGTCTGGGCGGCGGCGAGCCAGAGCACGGCCTGTGCGCCACCGGCATCCCCTTCACCAACGCGGTGCTGATGACCCTGCTGGTGGATGTGGCCCTGATCCTGACGATGCTGAGCGTGCGCAGCATGCAGCTGGTGCCGCGCGGTTTCCAGAATGTGATTGAAGCCACCGTCGAGGCGCTCTACAACTTCGCGGTCGGCATCGACCGTAAGAATGTCGCGAAGTTCTTCGCCCTGCCGGCGACGATCTTTATGTTCTTCCTCTACGCAAACTTCTTCGCGCTGGTGCCGGGCGTCGGCTCGATCGGCCTGTGCGAGGTGGAGAAGCCCGCCGCTGCTGCCGAGGGGCACGCCGCCGAGGGCGCTGCGCCCGCCGCCGAAGGGCACGCTGGAGAGGCTCAGGCCAACAATACGGTGTTCGTCAGCTGGCCGCTGCACTGCGGTGGCACGGTGGTGCCGTTCTTCCGCGCCCCCGCAGCCGACCTGAACGTGACCTTCGCCTTCGCGCTGGTGGCCATGTTTATGGTGGAGTTCTTCGGCTTCCAGGCCCTTGGCTTCTCGTATCTCACCAAGTTCTTCAACTTCCGCGAGGGCTTCCTGGGCTTCTTCGTGGGCATAATCGAGATCATCTCGGAGTTCAGCCGTATTATCTCGTTCGCCTTCCGAATTTTTGGCAACATCTTCGGCGGAGAGGTCATCCTCCTGGTGATGTCCTACCTCTTCCCGTACCTGTTGCCGCTTCCATTCTATGGCTTCGAGGTGTTTGTCGCCTTCATGCAGGCGATCATCTTCGCCATCCTCACCCTGATCTTCTTCTCGACCGCGGTGATCGGCCACGCGTCGCACGATGAGGAAGGGCACGATGTCGGCACGGTGCAGGTGGAGTCGGATGTCGCTCCGCACGCCGCGCACTAG
- a CDS encoding F0F1 ATP synthase subunit gamma, with protein sequence MPSTREIRRRIRSVKNLAQITRAMEMVSSSRLRRAQRNVLATRPYADRILELMGNLMSRSRGSRVGTLLEVRPNVRSVALIVVTPDRGMAGSLVSNLLRRMSQFYLDETKKGRSVDLIAIGKKGRDFLARNKMPMVAELTKLGDFPTLEQVLGAATVGIGGFREGKYDEVYVMYAEFVNTLVQRPRLKRLVPVELPSDVETTGSDYTYEPDQDEVLRSLLPRFVEVTLYQAILEAVASEHSARMVAMRNATDNAKELRRDYTLSLNKTRQANITKEVSEIAAGTAALS encoded by the coding sequence GTGCCAAGTACACGAGAAATTCGACGCCGCATTCGGTCGGTGAAGAATCTGGCGCAGATCACGCGAGCGATGGAGATGGTCTCTTCATCGCGTCTGCGGCGGGCGCAGCGCAATGTGCTGGCGACGCGGCCCTATGCCGACCGTATCCTGGAGCTGATGGGCAACCTGATGTCGCGCTCGCGCGGCTCGCGCGTGGGTACGCTGCTTGAGGTGCGCCCAAACGTCCGCTCGGTCGCGCTGATCGTGGTGACGCCTGACCGTGGTATGGCGGGGAGCCTGGTGAGCAACCTGCTGCGCCGCATGTCGCAGTTCTACCTGGATGAGACCAAGAAGGGCCGCTCGGTCGACCTGATCGCGATCGGCAAGAAGGGCCGCGACTTCCTGGCGCGCAACAAGATGCCGATGGTGGCCGAGCTGACCAAGCTGGGCGACTTCCCCACCCTTGAGCAGGTGCTGGGCGCGGCGACGGTGGGCATCGGCGGCTTCCGCGAGGGCAAGTACGACGAGGTGTATGTGATGTACGCCGAGTTTGTCAACACCCTGGTGCAGCGCCCGCGCCTGAAGCGGCTGGTGCCCGTCGAGCTGCCATCCGATGTCGAGACCACAGGGTCGGACTACACCTACGAGCCGGACCAGGACGAGGTGCTGCGCAGCCTGCTGCCGCGCTTTGTCGAGGTGACGCTCTACCAGGCCATCCTTGAGGCGGTGGCCAGCGAGCACTCGGCGCGCATGGTGGCGATGCGAAATGCCACCGACAACGCCAAGGAGCTGCGCCGCGACTACACGCTCTCGCTCAACAAGACGCGCCAGGCCAATATCACCAAGGAAGTATCGGAGATTGCGGCAGGTACCGCAGCGCTGTCGTAA
- a CDS encoding Gfo/Idh/MocA family oxidoreductase: MAEIGVGLIGYGGIGRVHALCYRMIPLCYPALALQPRIAAVQVATPGSAERVGRELPEVRATTSLADLLADPQVSLIDCCAPTADHAAIVRAALDAGKPVFCEKPLAVEPREAAALAALAVERGLVCGVNYHFRNIPALQHARRWIEQGSLGDPVGFHLRYYRASNLKRDRAVTWRFQGAGSGVLLDLGSHLVDLITFLLGPAHTVSAQTRTLIGQRPTAGGGTAQITSDDAAWLSLELTNGAIGTAHASKVAAGTADDLRVEAYGTRGTLIFDAAHPNELQIADDQGRRIISTLSASAPTPTYPTAEVPTATLLWHLSTVAGYLQSLGGQPGPLASFGQAAYVDAVLEAAQRSAASGVAHAIPADVRELLV, translated from the coding sequence ATGGCTGAGATAGGTGTTGGCCTGATCGGCTACGGCGGCATCGGGCGCGTGCACGCGCTGTGCTACCGTATGATCCCGCTGTGCTACCCCGCGCTGGCCCTGCAGCCGCGCATCGCCGCCGTGCAGGTGGCCACGCCCGGCTCGGCCGAGCGGGTGGGCCGCGAGCTGCCCGAAGTCCGCGCCACCACCAGCCTGGCCGATCTGCTGGCCGACCCGCAGGTGTCCCTGATCGACTGCTGCGCGCCCACCGCCGACCACGCGGCGATCGTGCGGGCGGCGCTGGATGCGGGCAAGCCGGTGTTCTGCGAGAAGCCGCTGGCGGTGGAGCCGCGCGAGGCTGCGGCGCTGGCCGCGCTGGCCGTCGAGCGCGGCCTGGTGTGTGGCGTCAACTACCACTTCCGCAACATCCCCGCGCTGCAGCATGCCCGCCGCTGGATCGAGCAGGGCAGCCTGGGCGATCCGGTCGGCTTTCACCTGCGCTACTACCGCGCCAGCAACCTCAAGCGCGACCGCGCGGTGACGTGGCGCTTCCAGGGCGCGGGCAGCGGCGTGCTGCTCGACCTTGGCTCGCATCTGGTCGATCTGATCACCTTTTTGTTGGGGCCTGCCCACACCGTCTCGGCGCAGACCCGCACCCTGATCGGCCAGCGCCCCACGGCGGGTGGCGGCACCGCCCAGATCACCAGCGACGATGCGGCCTGGCTGAGCCTGGAGCTGACCAACGGCGCGATCGGCACGGCCCACGCATCCAAGGTGGCGGCTGGCACCGCCGACGACCTGCGGGTGGAGGCCTACGGCACCAGGGGCACGCTGATCTTCGACGCCGCACACCCCAACGAGCTGCAGATCGCCGACGACCAGGGCCGCCGCATCATCTCCACGCTCAGCGCCAGCGCGCCCACGCCCACCTACCCCACCGCCGAGGTGCCTACCGCCACGCTGCTCTGGCACCTCTCCACTGTGGCGGGCTACCTGCAGTCGCTGGGCGGCCAGCCCGGGCCACTGGCCAGCTTTGGCCAGGCCGCCTATGTGGATGCTGTGCTGGAAGCGGCGCAGCGCTCGGCGGCCAGCGGGGTGGCGCACGCCATCCCGGCGGATGTGCGCGAGCTTCTGGTGTGA
- a CDS encoding DUF402 domain-containing protein produces the protein MVEVRLLKPGKATTIAFEADLLRQDGPEIVVRAFWRRGRLDLGYVVFEDGDRFLEHYYTDRWYNIYAIYSAAGAFKGWYCNVTKPASYDGQIITSEDLEIDLFVSPDRSTILPLDMDEFAARGFDQSEPATHRHALEALTELERLALAGAGPFSQEERADG, from the coding sequence ATGGTCGAGGTTCGGCTGCTCAAGCCTGGGAAGGCGACGACGATAGCGTTCGAGGCCGATCTGCTGCGGCAGGATGGCCCTGAGATCGTGGTGCGGGCCTTCTGGCGGCGCGGGCGGCTCGACCTGGGCTATGTGGTGTTCGAGGATGGCGACCGCTTCCTTGAGCACTACTACACCGACCGCTGGTACAACATCTACGCCATCTACAGTGCGGCGGGCGCGTTCAAAGGCTGGTACTGCAATGTCACCAAGCCCGCCAGCTACGATGGCCAGATCATCACATCCGAAGATCTGGAGATCGACCTCTTCGTCTCCCCCGACCGATCCACGATCCTGCCCCTCGATATGGATGAGTTTGCGGCGCGCGGCTTCGACCAGAGCGAGCCTGCGACGCATCGGCACGCGCTGGAGGCGCTGACCGAGCTAGAGCGGCTGGCGCTGGCTGGCGCTGGCCCATTTTCGCAAGAGGAGCGCGCAGATGGCTGA